TATTTAGCTGAGCCACAGAAGTCAGGCCTTCACTGTATCGGGAGGTGTCTCCGTTTACTTGAGGGATTTATTTTTAAAAACAGTAACTTAAATAGGCAGCTAACAATAATCACTGCAATGTAATCCCTTTGAATTGAGTTACCAATCAAATGGATATGGTTACTCTTTGGATTAGCGGCCAAGAATGGCGGATAGCAATCCTATCAATAAACTCTATTCCACATCCCTTTTACAAAATAACGACATAAAGATCACTGTCTTATAGTTTTCGAGCCTCCCGAATAATATAGCTTCCTTAGTATTTAATAGATCTGACAGTTATCCGCGTTGTGGGGACGACGGTTAACGCCCATTCCGGGTTACTGGGAACGCTGCCAGAGCGCAGAGTGCCTCGCCCCCATCGACCGTTGATTTCGTCCAACACGCCCATGAACTTGTCCGCTGCGCCTGGCTGCGATACTGCTTCGAGTTGACCGCTCGGCTGGCTGAGAGTTAGGGCGCCAATTTGCCTTCGAATACGCAAAAAAATTTGTTCAGCAAACAGACAGGATTTTCCGTTGCGACAAAATATTGCTGGGTTAGGTTGAAATGCCGGCCAGCTAGCGTGTCGCGTCAATGCTCATAGCAGCGATGCGGCATGAAATTGTCCGGACATGCTTTAACCCTTTACCAGGAGAGCAACAATGAAAATTGTAACCAGCGTCACTGCTTTAAGCGTTGCATTCGCAGCCTGCTCGTCTGTTTCCGCGTCTCAAATTCAAGCCCCAGCAGGGCAGCAACCCAGCAGTCACGTAATCAACGTTTCACCACCTCTGCTGCAATTGGCAGGGAATGGTGGTGGCGATGGCGGCGGACGCGATTGAAACCTGATCTTTAACCTTCGAGGAGTTAACCCATGAAGAAGCTGATCATCTTTCCGCTATGCAGCGTGTTTGCGGTCTTACTGACACCTTCGCATTTCGCAATGGCCTTTGAGCGCCCAACCACCCAAACAACACTCTTAGTAACAACCATGGCCGCCAATGATACGCCCACGGACATACGTTCAGGCTCCGGAGGGAACCGCGGCAACGGTGGACATGGTGGTGCCGGCGGTGCTGGAGGGAGTGGAACTCTACCCGGAAAAGGAGGCTCTGGCGGCAAGGGTGGCGCAGCGGGCCCTGGCGGTACGCCAGGCGCCGATGGCGCTCCAGGTGCGGACGGTGCTCGCGTCCCTAGCGACCCGCCTGACAAAAAATCCAGCACCTGAATGCTCGAAATAGTTGGAACAGAGGGAGCAGCTCTCTTCCAACTTATTTGTGATTGAACTGAGTTGGTTTTATGCGCAATCTATCTGTTGTGTGTTCGATAGTCCTTACAGGGCTTATGAGCTCAGGAGCTGAGTTAGCACTTTGGCAATGCGTAGCGCCACGGGTACGCGACGCGGACTGACGAGCAGATGCCAAGCTTCCACGAGGTCCGGGCATTGTCACTGCACCTTTACAAGAGGGACGGAAAAGATGGTCAGAAGATCGCTGGGCACGCAACCGAGAAAATGACACGTAACTACCCGCGAGACCACATAGAAATCGTCTGATGCGCTACCGGACCTGAATATCAGCGAAATCATCGGATAGTTTTGCACCAGCTTTGCGCATCTATTGCGCAGGCACAAAAAAGCCGGTTGAGATAACCGGCTTAACTGTCTGATGTTACTCAGGAATAAATGGTCGGGACGGAGTGATTCGAACATATTTACGACGAGCAGATCAGCCCGCCGATGCAGCAGATCATCGTGGTTAGGGCGCTGAGCGTCGGGCCAAAGATTGCAGCAAACCAAATCGATTAAAACCAGCATCATTGCCGAGGCGGCATGCGGATCCACCCTTCGGCGATGTTAAAGCTATCCCTGACGATTCAGCGGAGAACTGGAGTCCCGTTTCGCCACCTGAACCAATCCGTACTCCTCCCTTACTTGAGCGACAAGATCGGACACAGACCTCATCGTGACCAAGGTAGCGATCGGGATACCTGGCGCAGTCAGATCCACCCGATTCGTTGATGGATTTATCAGTTGAATTGTCATTGTGCCGACACCGTTGACGGTGCAAATACACTTCAGGGGCAAGAAGCTTGATTCAATGATATGACGCAATTCGAGGCTGGAAATCATGGCGTGTTCCTCCCTAAACATCTTCTCCGGTCCAACCATCATAGCAATAGCAGCTCAGCGTTCAAATGGCATGGCGACAGTCACATCAAGGAAGAGCAAATTTGCTGCGCTGCTTGCTTTACTTCCCTGCAGTCGCCACCACACAGAGGATTCAGCCATGGTGTAACCGAAAATTAACCGCCAGCTGCTCATGCAGCGGACGGCGCAAGGTGACGTATGGAGGCATGCTTACCTGTTGCCGCTGATGCAGAAGTGACCCAGCTGCCGAAATTTCGCTGACCCAGGCTTCTAATTCGTAAAGAGTTAGCAGGTCTGACTTTGGGCTGAATACTTATGGGGCAACGCCAAGTCGGCAGCAGGGTCAATGCTGCATCAGCGATAACACAATCGAGAAACGCTGCATCGCGCTAATACGGGCCCGGCCCTGCGGGTTGCGCGAAAAATATCGTCATGCGGTTTTGGAGGACTTGGTAAGGGAACAATCATTCGTGCCCTAGGTCAGCGCCCCAGCCACCAGTCCGGCCAGCGCTGCCCGCGGCAGGTTGCGGCGGCTAGCGCTGGCGCCGTCCGCCGAGGATGTGGCGGCTTGGCTGGGGCGGTTCGGCTTGTTCATCACTGCTTTCTTGCGGATAGTTCTGTGACGCCACGAACCTTAATTCCTCAGCTATGGTTGAGGTCAAGTGTTTCTGCGGAAATGAGTGCATGGCAACGTGGTATCGCCGGGCTGACCGCGTGCTACCGTGCGTGCTCAACCATGCTTGAGGTGGACATGTCGAACGCAGTGGAGCGACTCAAAGCCGATCGTGACGGTGGCCAGACGGGCCGCCTACATTTATGCGGCTATGTGCGGTAACGAACATACCAAACCAATCCAAACAGCTACCCTCTGCCCCTCAGAAAAACTTCCAAAATTTCCAGAGAAATTTGCCTGTGTATTTAAACGTTCGTCCGGAAGATAACTACTTGCTGGCAACTCTGCCAACTGCAGATTTCGATCGCGTGCTGCCAAACCTTGAGCTGGTGACCCTTGAGGCTGGGCAGGTGATGGCGGAGCCCGGACAGCCGATTTCGTACGCGTATTTCCCTACGACGGCAATCATCTCGATGATTTACATGATGGAAAACGGCGACTCTGCAGAGGTTGCAGTCGTGGGGCGTGACGGCGTGGTGGGCATTTCGCTCTTTTTGGGCGGCGGTAAAACTTCCAGTAGCACAGTAGTTCAGAACGCCGGTCAAGCCTATCGTCTGTCATCCCGCAATTTGGCATTGGAGTTTGACCGACACTCGGCAATGATGCGCACCCTCTTGCGCTTCACCCAAGCTACGGTTGCTCAAATGACTCAAATTGCAGTTTGTAATTTGCATCACCGCCTGGAGCAGCAACTTTGCCGCTGGCTCCTCGTGCGAGTCGACCTTGTTCCCTCGGAACTATTGACGATAACGCACGAACTCATAGGGAAAATGCTCGGCGTGCGGCGAGAGGGCGTAAGCATCGAGGCGAGCAAACTACAAGCTGGCGGGTTAATCCGATACAAGCGTGGGCTGGTTCAGGTGGTTGACCGTGCAGGATTGGAGAGGCTGGTTTGTGAGTGTTTTGGGGCGGTGAAGGATGAATATGCAAGGCTGCTACCACGAATTACCAATGACATGCATAAGCCCAAGCATCCAAGCAATTTAAATTCGACTACCTCCATTACTACTGCTGAAATTAATCCGCTTAATTTGGAGCAATGATAAACGGACATGCCCAGCCCTGAACTTAATGAAGAAAATGCACACTCTTTTAACTGTGGAGCAAACAGAGCCATGCCACTCATTCAGTTGATTTACACCAGTTGTTTGGTCAGCAGTGCACCAGAAGTGATTGCCGAAATTCATCAAACTGCAAAACTTATCAATAAATCTCGCAACATCACTGGCATGCTTCTGTACGCAAATGGTGGAATATTGCAGGTGCTTGAAGGTGATGAGGCGGACGTCAGCAAGACTTACCTGTCGATCGAAGCGGACAAGCGTCATACAGACATATTTCTGCTTTCAAAAAATAAAATAAGTGCGCGGAATTTTGCAGCTTGGGATATGGGTTTTAGACAATTGACTGACACAGAATACGGCGACACGCTACTTGATGCAGATATTTTCAAAGCAGACCGAAATGAAATCGAAAATCGGGTAAAGCCTGGCGCAGCATTGGCTATGTTGGTGCTGTTTGGGCACGGTATTGAGGTGATTAACTAGCGATTAGGCTTCCCCCGGCTCCCCGGACACAGCGGGTCCCTAGAAAGTCTTGTGCTTACAGCATAAACCAGTCCAGTTTGTTGCCTCGACAGCCCAGGCAGGGTGGTTAAACCAAGCCCTGCCATTGCCCCTTACCGTACATCACGAGAACAGACCAGCCGCCGGAACCGTCCACAGCATTTGCATCCCGTCTTCATCTGCTTGAATGAAACCAGGGTTGAAAGACCTGGAGCGCGAGGAAAATTCTGCGCTTGAGCGTAGAGCGAAATCACGCCGAGTTCGATGACACCGAAGGCGACCAACAGACGGGTTCTAGGGACACTCTGCAAACGTGGACCCGCGTCGTGCATCCCCAGCTCGAAACGGTCTGCAGTGCCCGCCACCACCAAGTGAATCTTGCTGGTGTTGCCGGCCCGAATTTTCCCTATGGCTTCATCATCTCCGCTGATGGCGCCGGCACTGTGCTGGTGGGCCTTGGCATAACTGCAATCAATGAAAGCCCACTCCATGCCGGGGTCAGCCACAAGCGCCTTGAAGATCCTGAGCCACTTACCGCAAGCAGACCAGGCATCGAAGCGTTTGTAGATCCTGTTCCAATCCCCAAACTCACAGGTACTCGGACAAAGATTTCACTTAGCAGCTTCCCGTCAGCCGTCAACTGACTGTAAGAAGGCCGGCCTTTTCAGAAATCGACGAGCAAACGAGCGATTGATCACCATGTCTCACAAGTGTGTTTGGACCAAGTCACACAATGAGCCCTAAATATTAAGTCGAACACAGGTTGTGGTGAGGGTGGCCGAACGGTCGATAGCCAGCCGTCACTCGTAGCTACTAAAGACGGCTATTTCGTGACCAGCGCCGGGGCAAACTTCTATGCAGCCATCAACAGGAGTAGTTTCAGTGCACCACTAAACGTCTACCGCCATGATCACGGGTTGTCGTAGTGCTGTACCTCAGTCGCAGACCGATCGATGCGCTTTTCCATCTCGCCAACAAACCCGTTCAATGGCATCAATCCCTCTCCCGCATACCCCTGGTACTGCACCTGATAGGGCGGTGCATCGGACAAACTGCGTAATTGGTCCAGGCTCTGCGCCACATAGGCAACGCTTACAAACTGCGCGCCTGTGCGGTCGTTCGCCCAGCGTTCAAACACAATAGTGCCGCCCGGTGCTGCGTCATTCTCGGGGTATTCGGCGATTTTCCAGTCAAAGCCCAGCAGCGTGCGCAACTGCGCGATGTTGCTGTCGTGGCCCACGTACGCCAACCATTTGGTACCAGGCGGGCTGCCCACTGATGTCGGTTGCAGGGCCAGCAGGATTTGTCCGAGCAATTGCGAAGCCCCCCGCTGGGCGATGTAAGGTACGTGATTGCTCAGCGCGTATTTTCCCGAACGCAAGGCCATTAAGGTAGATACGTCTGCGGCGGTGCGACCTTCGCCAAACGCCACTTGGTCCAGTGGCAAGCCTTCGGCGTATTGCATGCGGAAAGTTTCGCTCATGGCCGCGCCCACACTCAACGGACCGCTGAGCTTGATGACGCCTGCGTTCTCTTTCAGCGTCCAGGGTTGCTTGCTCAGGGCGCAGGTCTTTTTCCCGCAGAGCGTCGGCACGCCTACCAAGTGCTGCATGGCCAGCAACGGCGCCGCAAAGCGCTCGCGAGCTGCGTCTACGCTGCCACCCATGGCTGCCAGCATCGCCACCTGGGTGCGCACCGGGTCCAGTGGTGCCAGGCCATTTTCGTCGCCGTGGAACAGCCGGTCTTCACTCTCACGCACATGG
The DNA window shown above is from Pseudomonas sp. BSw22131 and carries:
- a CDS encoding DUF4113 domain-containing protein — protein: MGVLDEINGRWGRGTLRSGSVPSNPEWALTVVPTTRITVRSIKY
- a CDS encoding DUF1652 domain-containing protein, with the translated sequence MMVGPEKMFREEHAMISSLELRHIIESSFLPLKCICTVNGVGTMTIQLINPSTNRVDLTAPGIPIATLVTMRSVSDLVAQVREEYGLVQVAKRDSSSPLNRQG
- a CDS encoding Crp/Fnr family transcriptional regulator, with product MYLNVRPEDNYLLATLPTADFDRVLPNLELVTLEAGQVMAEPGQPISYAYFPTTAIISMIYMMENGDSAEVAVVGRDGVVGISLFLGGGKTSSSTVVQNAGQAYRLSSRNLALEFDRHSAMMRTLLRFTQATVAQMTQIAVCNLHHRLEQQLCRWLLVRVDLVPSELLTITHELIGKMLGVRREGVSIEASKLQAGGLIRYKRGLVQVVDRAGLERLVCECFGAVKDEYARLLPRITNDMHKPKHPSNLNSTTSITTAEINPLNLEQ
- a CDS encoding BLUF domain-containing protein; amino-acid sequence: MPSPELNEENAHSFNCGANRAMPLIQLIYTSCLVSSAPEVIAEIHQTAKLINKSRNITGMLLYANGGILQVLEGDEADVSKTYLSIEADKRHTDIFLLSKNKISARNFAAWDMGFRQLTDTEYGDTLLDADIFKADRNEIENRVKPGAALAMLVLFGHGIEVIN
- a CDS encoding histidine-type phosphatase, whose translation is MMKSKLLKYAGLALGVCLALPAVAAPLDTTGLRLDKVVLVMRHGIRAATNTAELQRWSAKTWPAFGARDGQLTAHGRAATVLLGQWQRHTLDSLGLFNAGQCPQAGDAYVWSSPVARAQDTSTALVKGMFPGCNVAIHHVRESEDRLFHGDENGLAPLDPVRTQVAMLAAMGGSVDAARERFAAPLLAMQHLVGVPTLCGKKTCALSKQPWTLKENAGVIKLSGPLSVGAAMSETFRMQYAEGLPLDQVAFGEGRTAADVSTLMALRSGKYALSNHVPYIAQRGASQLLGQILLALQPTSVGSPPGTKWLAYVGHDSNIAQLRTLLGFDWKIAEYPENDAAPGGTIVFERWANDRTGAQFVSVAYVAQSLDQLRSLSDAPPYQVQYQGYAGEGLMPLNGFVGEMEKRIDRSATEVQHYDNP